Proteins found in one Triticum urartu cultivar G1812 chromosome 4, Tu2.1, whole genome shotgun sequence genomic segment:
- the LOC125553717 gene encoding probable calcium-binding protein CML25/26, with protein sequence MNSHSIMVVPSVFAAFDKDGDRKVSVSELRCCMAASLGEDISEEEAAVVLAAADADGDGLLNQEEFSRLATGADEEDDVRRRCLREAFGMYASSSTEDTTTTMITPASLRRTLSRLGSHELGVEECRAMICRFDLDGDGKLSFDEFRVMMMA encoded by the coding sequence ATGAACAGTCACTCGATCATGGTGGTACCGTCGGTGTTCGCCGCCTTCGACAAGGACGGCGACCGCAAGGTGTCCGTGTCCGAGCTGCGCTGCTGCATGGCGGCGTCCTTGGGCGAGGACATAtccgaggaggaggcggccgtgGTCCTCGCGGCGGCGGATGCCGACGGTGACGGGCTGCTAAACCAAGAAGAGTTCTCGAGGCTAGCCACCGGTGCCGATGAAGAGGACGACGTGAGGCGAAGATGCCTGAGGGAGGCGTTCGGGATGTACGCGTCGTCCTCCACGGAAGACACGACAACGACGATGATTACGCCAGCGAGCCTGAGGCGGACCCTGAGCAGACTGGGGTCGCACGAGCTGGGCGTGGAGGAGTGCAGGGCAATGATCTGCAGGTTCGACCTCGATGGCGACGGCAAACTCTCGTTCGACGAGTTCCGGGTCATGATGATGGCCTGA
- the LOC125553718 gene encoding probable calcium-binding protein CML25/26, with product MVAMVVPSVFAAFDKDGDGKVSASDLRCGMAATLGEDVSEEEAAVILAAVDADGDGLLSQEEFSRLAAGAHEEDDVDVRQRCLREAFGMYASSSTEATTTTMITPASLRRTLSRLGSHELGVDECTAMICRFDLDGDGALSFDEFQVMMMA from the coding sequence ATGGTGGCCATGGTGGTGCCGTCGGTGTTCGCCGCCTTCGACAAGGACGGCGACGGCAAGGTGTCCGCGTCCGACCTGCGGTGCGGCATGGCGGCGACCCTGGGCGAGGACGTatcggaggaggaggcggcagtGATCCTGGCCGCGGTGGACGCCGACGGCGACGGGCTGCTGAGCCAAGAAGAGTTCTCGAGGCTAGCCGCCGGTGCCCACGAAGAGGACGACGTTGACGTGAGGCAACGCTGTCTGAGGGAGGCGTTCGGGATGTACGCATCATCATCCACGGAAGccacgacgacgacgatgattACGCCGGCGAGCCTGAGGCGGACGCTGAGCAGGCTGGGCTCTCACGAACTGGGCGTGGACGAGTGCACGGCAATGATCTGCAGATTTGACCTCGACGGCGACGGTGCCCTCTCGTTCGATGAGTTCCAAGTCATGATGATGGCCTGA